The stretch of DNA TCGACTCCCTGCAAGGCCAGCATTTTTACGACATACTCTAGCAGGGGCTTTTCAGATCGTCCGAGGGGTATCATAGGTTTGGGTATGAGATCTGTGTATGGTCTAAACCTCCTCCCTTTACCACCAGCAAGTATTAGGGCGGTCCTGGGGGTTGACAAGAGTGTATACACCATAGTCTCACATGTGATATGGTTGTAGTATATATATTGTCAGGCTACTGTGATAGAGCATGTGGGCTAAAATCCTACGGAGATGATTGATGATGCACTCCCGTCCCCGGTTTAAACGCTAGAACGCTAGAGTTCTCTAAGCCAGGTTTTCTCAGGCATCTATGCACAACAACGCCTCCGACACCAGGAAGGCCGTAGACCACCGTCCAGTCGATGCCGCAGTCGAGGGCCGCGAGGGCTATGAGGTCCTCTTCTCCTTCTACAAAAACCACATGCCTACCATACTCTTCCATTAGTTTGCAAATTGTCGTGTAGGCCTCCAGAGATAGTGAACCCGGGGGGCTTCGAACCCTGTGGACTCTGAAGCCCTGCGGCACAACCATGTCTCTCCAACTCTCCCTCCTTGTCTTTCCGTCTACCACAAGGATGAGGGGGCCTGTCCACGCGGTAGAGAGTGTAGCGATGCATGCTTGGGATACGTAGTCGCCTATGCAAGCAACACCGCTACAGGGAGTCTGGAGGAGCTGTCTTCTGAACCTATCGCCGCTATATACGGGCCCTGCCGCTGCCGCTAGTGCTTCCCTCATGTCCTCCGGCAGGCTTAAGAGCGGTATAGACAGGGCGACCGACATGGCTATATCATGACCTTCTTACCTATGAGTATAGCCTTCCTGACAGGCTTTTCTATCCCGAGCTCCCTGGCTATAGCCGAGTTCTCAGGGTCAATTATGACTAGCATGCCGCTCCAGTTCTCAGTGAACTGGGTGGACCCACACTCGGGACAGACCTTAGATCCCCTCGGCACTAGCGTGCCACAGTTCTTACATGCTACGAGCGAGGTCCTCCTAGCCAAAGAGCGTCACCCCTTCTTAGCCTCGGGGGCCACCCACTCCTCCTTACCCAGATAGGGTTGTCTCATTGTCAATCCTATCCCTATTATCTGGGCGGTCCTACTTGGCCTCGACACATGAACCACCCTAGCCCTAACCACGTCCCCAACCCTAATCTCCCTCTTGCTGGCCAAGCCGACGAAGCCGGACCGGTCTGGGAGGAGCTCCACACCCTCATCCATGATCTGGTTCCTATGGACTTTCCCGTCGAGAGGGCCTAGGTTCACAACTAGGCCGAAGTCGTCCGCCCTAGTCACAACACCCCTGACTATCTCGAGCTGCACTGGCTTGAAGGCTAGAACCCTATACCTGACTGGATAGTATATGGAGGGGTCACCGCTCACTGGGGGGATAATGCCGTCTCCCACTATCTTGGCGTCAAGCACTGCGACTATAACACCCATCTCCTCGTCAATCCTCCCCTCCAGCCTCCTGAGATGCTCCAAAGCCGCCTTGTCGAGGTCCTCAGAGGAGTATATGCTAGCCGGCTCCATACCAATCCACTCCTCAACCACGTACTCGTAATACATGCTGTAGACACCCTCCCCCAAAACCCAAGCTGGTTAAGAGAGTGTGGAAGGCGAGGCTAAATAGACTTTCAAACCTCCTCAACTCTGGAAGCGGCGCGTGCTTTAAGCTTTGAAATGATGCTTGAAAGAGGTATCTCCACGGGGCATACCTCATCGCACCTGCCACAGCCCAGGCATAGGTAGCTTATCTCTCCAGCTAGGTCCTCGCCCAGAGTTATAGCTGTCCATCCCATACCCATGGGCCCGCCGTACGCCGGGCCGCCCCACAGGTTTGCCGTGTGGAGGAAGACCGGGCACTCGAAGCTGCACCTACCGCATCTTATACACCTCAGCTGCTCTACTAGAAAGGGTGGCTAGCGGCCTTCATCCTCCCGTTGTCTAGTAGCACCACGTGGACTTCCCTGGGGCCGTGGGCGCCGAGCACCTTTATCTGCTCTATGTCGCCCGTTGCTGAAGGGCCTGTGATGAGGGAGATATAGACTGGCATCCAGAAGCCTGCGAAGGCCGCCTGCACAAGCGCCACGTTAACGGCATCCCAGACTGAAGGCACTATCTTGTCTATTGGAACCAGCGCCACGTGGACGGGGGGGAGCGAGGAGACTAGACGTATATTGCCCTCATTCTCAACCAACACTATAGTACCTGTGTCCGCGGACATGGAGTTGGCCCCTGTTATCCCTACCCTAGCCTTGAAGAACTTCTCCCTGAGAAACTCCCTGACCGCCGCCACCATTCCCTCCACATCCCTTTCATCAACCTCGATACCCAGCTTCTCCCTTATTATCCTGGCTGCCCTCTCTCTCGTCATGTGCACCGCCGGCGCTACATTGTGCATCGGCTTCACACCCTCGAGCATGACAAGTAGCTGGCCCAGGTCAGTCTCCCAGACCTCGTTACCCATAGACTCTAGATGCTCCCTCAGGCCGATCTCCTCCGCCGCCATACTCTTAGACATGACAACTATGGAACCGCTGCCCACGATCTTACCTACAATCTCCCTCGCATCCTCAGCCGTCTCCGCGTAATAAGGGTTAGCGCCGACTCTTCGGAGAGACTCCACCGCCCTCTCAACAAGCTCGCCTAGCCGCTTAACACTCTCCCTCTTAACCTCCGTCACCTTCTTGGCCGCCTCAAGTATCTCTGGGTGGCTGGACAGTATCTCCGCCACCTTCCTCTGGTTGTTTAGACCGCTTTTCATTAACCCTTCCTGGAAATCCTTGTCCCCCAGGGCCCTGGAAACCTCCTTTATTACATCGTCTAGAGAACCGCCCACGAGCCACACCCTATAAAGTATTAGGGGCGACCTATACTTTTACATTGGCATAGACGGGGCAGCCTTAGGCTCTATGCGCGTACCCCACAATATCCTGCAGGCTCCTGAAACCCTCTACCCAGAGATACCTTCTTACACCTTCAACGATAGAGCGGAGGACATGGGGCCCTATCGTGATGAAGGCGGCTCCAACCTGAACAGCCTTAGCCCCAGCTAGGTAGAACTCCACCGCATCCTCCCAGCTTTCAACACCGCCAGCAGCAAATATGTCCGCCCTCGTCTCCCCATAGACTTCATAAACCGCCCTAACAGCTATGGGGTGGATCGGCTTGCCGGAGAGGCCGCCGACCCTGTTTCCCAGGACAGGCTTTTTAGCGTATACATCTATCTTCATCGCCCTCATGCTGTTTATCAGAGTCAGCCCCCTCGCACCAGCCTCTAGGGCCTTCGAAGCAGCGTCAACTAGCCTATCGCTGTAGCCGAGCTTGGCAATAACAGGTATCCTTAGGGTCGAGGCGACAGCAGACACAACACTAGCCACCGCAGCCGGATCCTGACCCAGCTCGAGGCCTCCGCCAGCGAAGTGTGGGCAGCTCAGGTTGAGCTCTACAGCCGAAACACCAGCCTCCTCGAGCGTTGAGGCCATCTCAACCCACTCGCCCGGAGCGCCCCCAGCTATACTTGCTATAACCGGTATCGACGCCTCCTCCACAGTCTGAGCGAGCATCTTCGAAGCCTCTCTAAAACCAGGGTTTGCGAGGCCCACGGCGTTAACAATCCCACCCGCCACAGGGTAGAGGTGAGGCTGGGGATAGCCCTTTCTCGGCTGGTATGTGACACTTTTAGCAACGAAAAACCCTCCACCACCCTCCTCCACAAGCCTGGCCTCCCTGGGCTCCCAGCCTAGGATGCCGCTGGCATTGCCGACGGGTCGCTGGAGACGTAGGCCTGCGATGCTAATGGACAACTCGGGTTGCGAGTACACCGGTGGCACCCCCCCGTACTCCCTCCCACGCTGTATAGGCTATCTTACCCCTTATCACGGTTGCAGCACAGTCGAAGCTCTCCATGCCTAGCACTGGGGTGTAGAGGGCTTTGGTGTAGCCCTTGTGATACACCCTAGTCCTCTCTAGCTGGAGCACGGAGATCGTGGCGGGACAGCCGTCCCACAGGCACCTATCCCCAACACCGAGTATAGTAGAGGGTGTCTGGGAAACCATGCTATAGAACCTCTCTAAACCTACGGCACGCATCAAGCGGGCGGCCGTGAAGCCGGGCCACCACTCAAGCCACGGAAAACCTGGAGGGGCGATGGCAGGGTGCATCCACTTCTCCCACGTGCTGTGTGGAGCATGGTCGCTGGCTATCGCATCCACCAATCCCTCAATAGTTAGCTGCGTCAACAGGCTTCTCTCTCCAACCCCCCTGAGCGGGGGGTTAACCTTCCCCCAGCTGTGCGTCGGGCCAGCTACCTCCTCCTCTGACAGGAAAAGGTGGTGAGGTGTAACATCAACAGTAAACCCTCTTTTCTTCGACTCCACGACTGTCGCAGGGCATGATGCGTGGGTTATATGGACTCTAGGCTTGCACCCGCACTCCCTCGCAGCATCGTGGAGGAGTTCGACGGAGGCAGCCTCAGCATGGCACGGCCTCGCAACTCGCCTCAACCAGCCATAGTCTGGTCCTGCAAACATATCGTGAGACTCAGGGTGGAGTACCACCAGGATTCCGGCCTCTTCAGCGGCCTCCAGCACGTTCTTGATGCTATCCAAGTTGACCAGATCCTCGGGGTATATTTTGAACCCTGCTATACCCATTGAAGCCATCTCCACCGCCTCGCCATAGCTCCTCGGCACCCCCGCATAGACAGTGTAATCCACCTTAGCACCAGCCTCTAGCGAGGCGAGCTTCTCCCTAAGCGCCTCGGGCGTCCTCAGGGGTGGCTGGGTATTGGGCATGTCGGCCACGAGCGTAACGCACCCGCTCGCCGCGGCCGCAGTACCACTAACCTCGTCCTCCTTATAGGAGAGCTTCAGACCCCGTAGATGCACGTGCATGTCAATAACTCCTGGTAGGGCGAGGCTGCTACGCCCTCTCAGGTCTAGATCCGGCTGGCCGCGAAAGCCTCCGGTATGAACCCTCTCTACCCTCTCACCGGATATTACTGCACAGGCGTCCTCCAGCATCTTATCACCAGTATAGAGGAAATCCACACAGACCGTCCAGCCAGCCAAAGAACAGTGCACCCAAGTGTAGTCTTTAACCCTGGAGGGTGAAAACGTGAGTGTTGGGGCCCAAAGGCTGGTGTGCTTTGGAGATAATAGGTCATAGGGCCAACAGCGGGAGGATAGCCATCTTCTACTCCATGGTAGGCATTAAGGCCGTGGAGGTTGATGTCAGCCTGAAGAGCGGGAAGCCGATGGCACTACATGGTAGGCCCTCTGTAAGGAGGGCCACTCCTATAGGACGGCTCTGGGGCTGGATAGACTATAAGCTCTTCTACCGCGATCCGTTATACAAGCCGATGCCCCTAGCTAATTGGCTGGAGAGACTGTGGAGTATGGGTTTCACCAAGGTTGTTATAGACGTCAAATCAGGCGGTATAGACCCTACTCTGCTAGCTAGCGAGGTAGAGAGGGGATGGCCTGGCCAGGTGATCTATACAAGCGAGAACCACAGATACCTTAGACGGCTCAGAGAGGAGGCCAGCGCCGTTGTTTATACAACATATAGCATACTGCCTGTTGACGTGGCAGACCCGGCACTCAAGGCCGGGGCTGAGGGCGTCTCCATAAGGTTTGATTTGGCTATCGAGGACAACGTCATCAGAGCCCTCAGGCAAAGTGGTCTTAAGGTGGTGGTGTGGACTGTAAACACGGAGGATCAAGCGAAAACAGTTGAAAAACTAGGGGTGGACGCTATAGTCTCAGACAGGCCGGACAAGGTTCTTAGAGCCCTCGACAAAAGGGAGAAGTAGTTGGGGCCAGGTAGGCCAAAAAGCGGGGATGCCGTTACGAGATTCAGCTTGAGACGGCAGTCTGCACGGCGTCATAGGCGTCTATGATACCGTATCCATACAGGCTATCGTAGCCTGGGTCTCCCGCGTCAGTAGCAGTAGTATGCAGTACGCCCCTCACGGTGTCTGGAGTAGTGTCACTCTCGCTTCCCGGAGGGAGTAGAGGGAGGCCAGCGGCCAGCCTGGCAGCCTGTATTAGAGCCACAGTCCCTGACACGTGTGGAGTCGCCATGCTAGTGCCGCTCAGCTCCTCATAGGTATCGTCGGGGTAGGTGCTTAGTATGTTCACTCCAGGTGCAGCAACCTCAGGGTTTCTATTGCTCCAGCTAGGTACGTTGCCGTTCTCGTCTATAGCGCCTACCGCTATTACCTCAGGGTAGGCTGCAGGGTATGAGGGGCTGTCCGCCCCGTCGTTACCCGCTGCTGCGACAATAGTTATTCCAAGGTTGTACGCCGCCTTGATAACGTCGTGGAGTTCTGGTGGTGGGCTGCTCCCACCTAGGCTCATGGAGATAACCTCTGGAGCATCATCGTCTGGATCCCCAGCGACGACGCCATCTCCATCAGCGTCAATTACGCCGTCCGGCCCCTTCACAGCAAGGTCTATAGCTATTATAAGGTCGCTCCAGCTGCCGTAACCCCCGTTACCGAGAGCTTTAACGGCGTAGATCTCCACGCTGTGTGCAACCCCTATCACCCCTATATCGTTGTCTATGGCGGCTACAGTGCCCGTTACGTGTGTACCGTGGCCGTTTCTATCCTGGTAGTTGGAGGATATCCTGCCGTTCAAAACAGATATCCCCCAGACAATGTTGCCTGCAAGGTCGGGATGGTCCTTATCGACACCAGTGTCAATAACGGCAACCTCTATCTCGCCGTCCCCGTCACCGTTAACGTCAACCCAGCCGGTAACCCCATCGGGCCATACTAGCTCGGCATCGATATAGTCGACACCCCAAGGCAGGACCTCGGCAGGCTGAGACTTATTCCCGCCGCCAGCCCACGGCGGCTTGGCCATAGCCTGGACCACGCCGTCCTCGGAAACGCTGACAACACCAGGTAGTTTAGAGAGCAGGCCTACAGCCTTTCCTGGTATGCTAATTATAGCAACGGGGGCCAGATCAGCAACATATATTACCTTGCCCTGAAGAGCCTCCACCGCCTTAGGGTTAAACTCCTCAGGATTAATCTTAGCTATCACAACCGTGCTAGCCCCAGCCGCCGATCCCGTATAAACAGGGAAGAGAGGCAGAATGAAGATCAGCGCGATCGCAATAGCCGCGATCTTAGTTCCCACCTGAATTACACCAGTTACTACAGCGACCACACACCCTATTAACCACGATACAATAAAAATACATATTTATGATACCAAGAAACGACGATTCCGAAATCTTATAATAATGGCCAAACCCTTAGGCCCTAACACTTCCTATAGATCAAGCATAAGTATACAAATCACACGATTGTCGGAAACAGGTTGAAAGACGATCATATGATTAGGAAGATAACAGGTATACTACAACACCTCGGGAGGAACACAGTCTAGACATTGCAACGGAGGTTACAGCCGAAGACCTTCAAAAAGTTATATATGAGGTTTGGTTTAATGAGAAAGTCTTGATAGATTATTAGAGTATCGGGACCTTCCGTGTGCCGTAGCGTGACCACGTTCCAAAGCCTGAGTTGAAGCTTGAGAAAGTATAGCTCTTGGATGGGTCCAAGACTTGTGGTCCGCTAATCCCATAGCGCCCAGAGGCAGCTAAGTCCCGAGAAGCGATATAACTCTTACTAATAGCAGAATTCTTTATAGGCTCTTTCTATGAGTGCTTTAAGGATCCACGCCGTTTCTTTTAGCGTGTTTAGGGCTTCCTCTTCAGTAGCCCATAAACCTTTCTCCAGTCCTTTAATGATTGCATATGTCTTTCTATCCTCTCTAGCCTTAATGATCTCGGCTATTGACTCTCTCAACCTCTTTTGCCTCTTCTGGGCGTAGTGAGCTACCAGGTTCCTCATCTCTCTGGCACGGTAGAATCTTCTTTCTAGAGGCTTGTTAATGATACCAGAATTCTTTAGCTCTTGAAGAGCGGAATCGAGCCTAACCCATTTATATACATTTGAGTCTAACTCAGCCTCATAAATATTCCCTTCATAACATTTTACGTAACCCCTAAGAGCTGCAACTAGGTCATACACTAGAGCTTCGAGCGCAACACCTGACATCAGTATTGCGGCCATGTACGCGCCATTCTGGTAAGCTGAAAGGGCTTCCCTGTATAGGTCTACGGCCGTGCTTACGATGATATAAGTGTTAGCAAAGACATTTTTATCTTCGATAAGCAGGTTCCATTCATCATTGATCTTACTATTCCTTTGCTCCCTATACTCGTCGCACTCGGTGGGCCCGATAACATCTCTGTCCAACCCGCCTCTCCCACTTTCCTAATCACTATTTAGACATACTCTAAAACAACCAGCAGACGGCCCCTGGTTTCCAACCCAACTTTTCGACGAGTTCATTCGAGACGGTGTCTCGTAGGAGTGGTAGCGAGGCCCAAACCTAGCAAAACCGAGCTCCATAAGAAGAGAAGGCGAAGATATCATAGAGCCTAGCAAAAAGTTGTGAGATGGGTCGGCCCATACTATAGCACCTTAGGGACGCGTACGACCTGTGTGGCAGAAGCCTTGTTAAGACTTCTAGATACAGAGTCGAACTAGACTTTAAAAACACGAGTTTCTAGGTACCACAACCACAAGACCTTAGACCTACCCAGGCTCTCTTTCTAGATACGTGCAGGACTCCAAATCTAAAGCGGCTCTTCCGCTGTATACCACCACTGCATGCACATCCTAGGCATGTGAAAGGCCAGCGTTGGCTAGGCCCGCCTTCATTTAGTGTCGCATATATAAGTGGGGGCGGATACACGCCTCCCCCTCACTGAACTAAAGAGAGAAGTGAATAAATTGTTGTACAAGTCTAAAATACTAGGTGTGTTAACAAGCGGAACGATAACCCTAGTTTTCTACTTCTATTCACATCTACTAGCTTATACCTACATAGGTATCCCTAACTCTGAACAATTGATAATAGTTACTATGATCACAGTTAGGAATTATGCTGCAACAGTTGGACTATGGGCTGAGTCCTTCGACACAATCTTCAACCTCGCAATAGGATTAATTCTATCGCTCCTCTCATTAGTACCACCCTTAGCGATCCTAATACGACACGTCGCCATGCTGAGAAGGATTGGAAAGAGGATAGCGCAGCCCTAGTCAGAACTATATAATCTGCCTTCTTTTTCTTTCACGTTAAAAAAGTTTAACGTTTGACATTAGCTCTTCTAGATGAAGCACAATAGAGGTGCTGAGGCGATCTGGCCGATTAACGGGAGGAAACTTGTTAACCTGGGTTAACATGAGGCGTGGTAGCCTAGGGCTGGTATAAGGAGAGGAGCTCCGCGTAGCTAGCCCTGGCCCCTTTAGGCCTCCGCTCTTTGTTTGCATAGGCTGTGTGGTGTGGTCTAAGAGCTGCTGCAAAATGTTTCAATGACTAAGATCTTCCCATGACAGGTATGCCTAACTACGGGAACTTCATCTCTCTTTTAAATCCGGTCTCATTGATACAGAGCTCAAATGTGGCCTAGATCCCAAAAGATATTGATGGGGGCGATCTGTGGCTTCTTATGCCCGCTGGTATCTTAGATGAAAGAATGAGCATACCTACCTAGTTAAGGTACATTGTAAGCGGGTCAGCGGAGAAAAACATGGATAAGCAGCGTTGAGGTGATAGCTGAGATTATGAGCCAGTACAAGCGGGGGGAACACGAGGACGTACTATAGGCCTTGCGTCGAGAACGAGGACAATAGCGGGATGATAGGGGCGGGAGCCTTTATGGCGCCGCGGGCGGGATTTGAACCCGCGCGGGGTCTCCCCCACCGGCTTAGCAGGCCGGCGCCCTGGCCAGGCTAGGCGACCGCGGCACCCAGATTTATTCACTTATTCTCCAGCTAGGGGAATAAAAGTTTACTGGCCGCATCTTATAATTCCGCCAGTAGTGTGTACCATTATCCCTCCGTCCTGGTTAATCGCGCCTGTGGATGTGATAAGCTGGGACGGGGGAGTATTGTTTATCGGAAGAGTGTATGCACACCAGGGTTTCCGAAAGAGAGTATAACGTACAGTTTTATGAGTGCATGGCTGTGTACAGGCTCATTAGGTTTTTATTCTACTCTACAAAGAGTTTCAACGCAGATACCCCAAGGTCTATTATGTCCCTCACAGATATCATGCCCAGTGGCCTGCCGTCCTCGTCTATAACTGGTATGTGCCTTATGTTCATGTCCCTCATCTTCTCTATTATTATCTCCAGGTCGTCGTCGGGGCTTGCTACAATGGGGTTTCTGCTCATTATATCTTCGACTTTGCCTTCTGCACAGGCCTTTCCTGAGGCTAGACTGTTTATTATGTCCCTCTCAGTTAGTATCCCCTTCACCAGCCCCTGCTTGTCTACGACGATGAGGCTCCCCACTCCTCTCTCCGCCATCAAACGGGCAGCCTCTGCAATACTCCTGCCTACTTCAATAGTTACAGGGGGTGTCGACATTACGTGCTTCGCCTTAAGTCTGGGGCTTCTCATATATCTCTTGAAAACGGGCATGCCTGTTCTCCCGCTTCCAATCAAGGGTTTTATAGCAAACGAATATAAGGAATTTAGTAGATCCAATACCCCCCAGGGTATATTGGCTTTGTCTAATTGTCCTGGAGGGTATAACTGTCGTGTGGCTCTGGTTAACCTGAATAAACTAAGGATTGAGGCAGTTGATCTTGATCCCGAAGCCCTCGAATACTTCCCTGGAGGCCGTGCTCTTGGCGTGGCTCTATTGTACAACCTTCTGGGCCGTTACGATAGCCCTCTAGTGCTGGCCACAAGCCCCCTCGTGGGCTCGGGATTTGTGATGGCTAATAGGCTAACCATTGTTTTCAAGTCGCCTCTAACAGGCACTATCGCCTGGGCAAACACGGGGGGTTATGTATCGCCTGCTCTCAAAAAAGCTGGTTTCGACGCGCTCGTGATAGTCGGTAGGAGTAGGGAGCCACATTATCTTCTAATTGAGGACGGCAGTGTCGATCTGTTACCTGCAGAGGACCTTTGGGGTTTAGACGCTGTAGAAGTTGCTCTCATGCTGAGGAGGCGTCATGGAGACGTGAGGGTTCTGTCTATAGGTCCTGCGGGGGAAAGGGGTGTTAGTTATGCTACAGTCATCAACGATACCGGGCGAAGCAGTGGAGTAAGACATGGAGCAGGGGCTGTTATGGGTTTGAAACGACTTAAAGCCATAGCGTTGAAGGCGAAGGGCGTGGGGTCTAAGGCTAAGCCTAGTGATAGGAGCACACTCTTAAGGATTTCACGCGAAATAGCTTCGAGAATAATGGCATCTAGCCTGCTTAACAGGGAGAAGGGGTTGCTAGCCGTATATGGAACACCCGTAGCAATGGAAGCCCTCGGCCCCGCGGAGGCCGTCCCCCACCTCAACTATAGAAACCCGGTTTTGGAGAGATGGGAGGCGCTGAGCGGTAGAATCATGAGCAAAACAATTCTGGCGGGCAGGCTGACCTGCTCCTCATGCCCTGTAGCATGCAGGAGAGACACGGTAGGGGTGTCTCTCTCATTTAGAACAGAGGGGCCTGACTACGCACAGATA from Aeropyrum pernix K1 encodes:
- a CDS encoding GTP-dependent dephospho-CoA kinase family protein gives rise to the protein MSVALSIPLLSLPEDMREALAAAAGPVYSGDRFRRQLLQTPCSGVACIGDYVSQACIATLSTAWTGPLILVVDGKTRRESWRDMVVPQGFRVHRVRSPPGSLSLEAYTTICKLMEEYGRHVVFVEGEEDLIALAALDCGIDWTVVYGLPGVGGVVVHRCLRKPGLENSSVLAFKPGTGVHHQSSP
- the spt4 gene encoding transcription elongation factor subunit Spt4 → MARRTSLVACKNCGTLVPRGSKVCPECGSTQFTENWSGMLVIIDPENSAIARELGIEKPVRKAILIGKKVMI
- a CDS encoding DNA-directed RNA polymerase, giving the protein MGEGVYSMYYEYVVEEWIGMEPASIYSSEDLDKAALEHLRRLEGRIDEEMGVIVAVLDAKIVGDGIIPPVSGDPSIYYPVRYRVLAFKPVQLEIVRGVVTRADDFGLVVNLGPLDGKVHRNQIMDEGVELLPDRSGFVGLASKREIRVGDVVRARVVHVSRPSRTAQIIGIGLTMRQPYLGKEEWVAPEAKKG
- a CDS encoding 4Fe-4S dicluster domain-containing protein; the protein is MRCIRCGRCSFECPVFLHTANLWGGPAYGGPMGMGWTAITLGEDLAGEISYLCLGCGRCDEVCPVEIPLSSIISKLKARAASRVEEV
- a CDS encoding LUD domain-containing protein translates to MGGSLDDVIKEVSRALGDKDFQEGLMKSGLNNQRKVAEILSSHPEILEAAKKVTEVKRESVKRLGELVERAVESLRRVGANPYYAETAEDAREIVGKIVGSGSIVVMSKSMAAEEIGLREHLESMGNEVWETDLGQLLVMLEGVKPMHNVAPAVHMTRERAARIIREKLGIEVDERDVEGMVAAVREFLREKFFKARVGITGANSMSADTGTIVLVENEGNIRLVSSLPPVHVALVPIDKIVPSVWDAVNVALVQAAFAGFWMPVYISLITGPSATGDIEQIKVLGAHGPREVHVVLLDNGRMKAASHPF
- a CDS encoding dihydroorotate dehydrogenase — protein: MYSQPELSISIAGLRLQRPVGNASGILGWEPREARLVEEGGGGFFVAKSVTYQPRKGYPQPHLYPVAGGIVNAVGLANPGFREASKMLAQTVEEASIPVIASIAGGAPGEWVEMASTLEEAGVSAVELNLSCPHFAGGGLELGQDPAAVASVVSAVASTLRIPVIAKLGYSDRLVDAASKALEAGARGLTLINSMRAMKIDVYAKKPVLGNRVGGLSGKPIHPIAVRAVYEVYGETRADIFAAGGVESWEDAVEFYLAGAKAVQVGAAFITIGPHVLRSIVEGVRRYLWVEGFRSLQDIVGYAHRA
- the pyrC gene encoding dihydroorotase, with the protein product MAGWTVCVDFLYTGDKMLEDACAVISGERVERVHTGGFRGQPDLDLRGRSSLALPGVIDMHVHLRGLKLSYKEDEVSGTAAAASGCVTLVADMPNTQPPLRTPEALREKLASLEAGAKVDYTVYAGVPRSYGEAVEMASMGIAGFKIYPEDLVNLDSIKNVLEAAEEAGILVVLHPESHDMFAGPDYGWLRRVARPCHAEAASVELLHDAARECGCKPRVHITHASCPATVVESKKRGFTVDVTPHHLFLSEEEVAGPTHSWGKVNPPLRGVGERSLLTQLTIEGLVDAIASDHAPHSTWEKWMHPAIAPPGFPWLEWWPGFTAARLMRAVGLERFYSMVSQTPSTILGVGDRCLWDGCPATISVLQLERTRVYHKGYTKALYTPVLGMESFDCAATVIRGKIAYTAWEGVRGGATGVLATRVVH
- a CDS encoding glycerophosphodiester phosphodiesterase family protein, with protein sequence MEIIGHRANSGRIAIFYSMVGIKAVEVDVSLKSGKPMALHGRPSVRRATPIGRLWGWIDYKLFYRDPLYKPMPLANWLERLWSMGFTKVVIDVKSGGIDPTLLASEVERGWPGQVIYTSENHRYLRRLREEASAVVYTTYSILPVDVADPALKAGAEGVSIRFDLAIEDNVIRALRQSGLKVVVWTVNTEDQAKTVEKLGVDAIVSDRPDKVLRALDKREK
- a CDS encoding S8 family peptidase, which codes for MGTKIAAIAIALIFILPLFPVYTGSAAGASTVVIAKINPEEFNPKAVEALQGKVIYVADLAPVAIISIPGKAVGLLSKLPGVVSVSEDGVVQAMAKPPWAGGGNKSQPAEVLPWGVDYIDAELVWPDGVTGWVDVNGDGDGEIEVAVIDTGVDKDHPDLAGNIVWGISVLNGRISSNYQDRNGHGTHVTGTVAAIDNDIGVIGVAHSVEIYAVKALGNGGYGSWSDLIIAIDLAVKGPDGVIDADGDGVVAGDPDDDAPEVISMSLGGSSPPPELHDVIKAAYNLGITIVAAAGNDGADSPSYPAAYPEVIAVGAIDENGNVPSWSNRNPEVAAPGVNILSTYPDDTYEELSGTSMATPHVSGTVALIQAARLAAGLPLLPPGSESDTTPDTVRGVLHTTATDAGDPGYDSLYGYGIIDAYDAVQTAVSS
- a CDS encoding DUF4145 domain-containing protein — its product is MDRDVIGPTECDEYREQRNSKINDEWNLLIEDKNVFANTYIIVSTAVDLYREALSAYQNGAYMAAILMSGVALEALVYDLVAALRGYVKCYEGNIYEAELDSNVYKWVRLDSALQELKNSGIINKPLERRFYRAREMRNLVAHYAQKRQKRLRESIAEIIKAREDRKTYAIIKGLEKGLWATEEEALNTLKETAWILKALIERAYKEFCY
- a CDS encoding CBS domain-containing protein — its product is MPVFKRYMRSPRLKAKHVMSTPPVTIEVGRSIAEAARLMAERGVGSLIVVDKQGLVKGILTERDIINSLASGKACAEGKVEDIMSRNPIVASPDDDLEIIIEKMRDMNIRHIPVIDEDGRPLGMISVRDIIDLGVSALKLFVE
- a CDS encoding aldehyde ferredoxin oxidoreductase family protein, yielding MALVNLNKLRIEAVDLDPEALEYFPGGRALGVALLYNLLGRYDSPLVLATSPLVGSGFVMANRLTIVFKSPLTGTIAWANTGGYVSPALKKAGFDALVIVGRSREPHYLLIEDGSVDLLPAEDLWGLDAVEVALMLRRRHGDVRVLSIGPAGERGVSYATVINDTGRSSGVRHGAGAVMGLKRLKAIALKAKGVGSKAKPSDRSTLLRISREIASRIMASSLLNREKGLLAVYGTPVAMEALGPAEAVPHLNYRNPVLERWEALSGRIMSKTILAGRLTCSSCPVACRRDTVGVSLSFRTEGPDYAQISSLGSNTGLISLEGVGYLTSLSYRLGLDPIEAGNILAMYAEITELEDLGREGLVWGDLEAMEKLLVSTAYRRGVGDLLAGGARVVAEKLKRPEVRTDVKGVTIQNADPRVEKAWGVINSVEAFGGAAHIWVYGGIVASFKTLGVNVAVDWSFNPETTAKAVYEHQLLVAAADTLQVCAFSQYAAGWRDYARALSAVTGVKWSVEKLRGAAETLLDLERLLNQQLGIEPTEDVLPPKFTENPVPKGKHKGETADVSSHIEEYYSLRNLKNGKIGSERMREATSKAKAARIA